The region AAAGAAAAGGACGTACCAAGAAATATATTCATCCCAAAATAAGGGGAAACATTGGACAGTGAAGTCTTGCGAATCAAATACGATGCTTACGAATATATGACCCATACGCATACATACAcacaattttgttttattttatataattaaatattagcaTACATTTGCTAATTTGAAAAGGAACATGCTTTCAAGGTAGGTGACATGAGagattgaaaatacaaaaaaccctCCAAGTCCATGTTAGCCACCATTGGCCGCGTCTTGTTTTTGACCGTGACCACCGTGGTTTCCTTTTGAAAggagttttctttgtttttgttttttaataatgatgacaaatatttttaaaccaatTTGCATACCAATATTGTTGGACAATGTTAAGTATATAATTCTCACTTTgacttgatattttaaaaaataaatgatctcaaattaaaactttaaaataaaaaaaaatgataaagaagtAACAAAACTCCTTATAACCCTCGAAGTTTTCCATTTGAGCAAATGGTTTATGTATGTACTTTTTGACTTAACCTCCCACAGAGTGATTCAACATAGGAgaaaaggaggagagagagagagagagagttgccGCGTATGCCAAGGCGGATTAGTTTCGCCGCGTCCGCAGTTTGATGACAATCAAACCGGCCTCAGGTTTCCCTTTACCATCTCAGGGAAGGACCCCTGAACCTGTCAGCTCTGACTTGCAACTTTATAAATGCTCGGAGGAATCACCCTTTGCCAGCTAATTTATTCCAAAAAATCTCCGATGCTCAAAAGGTGCTAAAGTGTgtgtatgataattaaaatcaacaaaagttATGATTTCTTGTGAATACACCAGGTAGTCagtgtaaaattatattaaaaaagaatttgattttgatacaTGAAAACTAAATGGAATATAACTTtatcattgaaattttaaaaagtaaaaacaaaagtgaagttattattattatatttttttatttatatgaatgtgTGGACTAACTTGCGCATACCTCGATTAATTTCACGGGTCTTGAAACtaacaaccatgtaaatctctagttgtcatcatattagcaactatAGGGTtcaaatctaaatatataataaaaacaatttttttaattccaagttATTTCAAGTGAACATGATTAAAAGTGAAGTTATTATTACTTGGCTTACCCATAGAATAACCCAAAGAATCCGGCTAGAAACCTCTGTCCGCAATAATATATTATGAagattaatttatcaatatacctcgaagtgaaaaataaaaaatctttgataTCATCTGATCAACTTCTCTGTTTTTTCACCGAAAGCGACGAGATTAGAAGAAGATGAAAGATGCTTGAAGGCTTCGTTTCGCTGCTAAATGCTCTGTGGGCGCCAGTTTCTTTTCCTAGCGCGTATGCCTCTGTAATCAGCCTAAGAATGAAAACCACTTGTCAAATGTTCTCCTCTTGCTTACAGAAACTAATGATATATATTCTTCATCTAGAAAGGGAATAGCTTGAAATGCGAAATACATGAAAGGTTTCTTAGATACATGGATGATTTTGTTACGTGCTCGCTTATATAAGAGGAAATTTCACTGACATAAACACGTATTAAACAAGAATATTACCTGGTTTTGGATTATTATTAACCCtaagaatttattttcctttccttcccTTTTTATCTTGAAATGATGCGAAAAAATCAGAGCTCTCTATGGTCTCACTTTAAAAGCTGgagaaaaaaaggttttgtGTTGCTAGGGACACGTTgacagaaaaaggaaaacaattaattatatacAGATCGAGAAGATAAATTTGAGCTCGAGTCGGTTAATTTGAGGAGCAGGGAGGATATACTTGAACCACCTTTGTCGATGACTTGAATAATTATATAGTTGACAGTCTACACGGCTTATTTTTCAAAATCGGCTAATGAGATGATGAACatcgaaaaaaatatttcaaaaagatACTGCTATATTATATTTACTCTTCGTTATATattaagctgaaattttatatgTAGATCTATAACTATTTACGTAATTAACTGATGACAGaggttttttattgttcaagtCAATAGAATTCCTCCAACCTAATGATTAAAGccttctctattttattttattttattacagagatccttctatttttatttttaatagtgacaacatatattttcttacaacataaaaaaaatgatatgtcaCAACTGACATGATCAAACTCCCTGTCATGCACTGAGTTGAAACTCGAAAGAATTTCTGTTGTCttgaacaaataatttttttttatttaaaagtcgTGACTTGGAGTAGTCGTCTACAAATGGTTATTTATACATAAACCCATGCTCTGTTCTcgtttatttacttttaatcgTTTTACTCTGCATTTCGGTGGGCGAAGCGAGGTGCAGAAATAATGAACACAGCCACTATTGCCTTCTCCTAATTgtcttcgatttttttttttttttagagaatagAAAAAAGCAAAGGGGGAATCACTTCATCATCTGTATTCACACCTCCAAAACTAAAATAGGAGAaggcaattaattaattaataaccaGCTCCCCACTAGCTAGCTATAAATACCACGACTTTCTCCAACCTCTTGTCCAAGCAAACCAAGGCAGACACCTCTAATCTTTGAAGATCTTTTGTCTGTTCTCAAACCCAAACAATGGTGCTCTCTAAAATTTTTTCCCAGTCCGATGTCTCTATGCACTCCACCTTCTCCTCTCGCTACGTCCGAGAGTCCCTGCCAAGGTATAATACGCAATCATCACCTAATTTTTTGCTGTGCCttgcgccccccccccccccccccccctcccttttttttctcatgtctACTGCTatatttatgtgtgtgtgtgtgtatgtgtgtgtgtgtgtgtgtgcccGCGGGTGCTGGCGATCTGGAATGTATAGGATGTTGATATATGCCGGCGGTTGATATATCATGATATTTGCAGGTACAAGATGCCGGAGAACTCGATACCGAAGGAGGCAGCGTTCCAGATCATAAACGATGAGCTGATGCTTGACGGGAAACCGAGGCTGAACTTGGCATCTTTCGTGACTACTTGGATGGAGCCTGAATGTGATAAGCTTATTATGGACTCTATCAACAAAAACTATGTTGACATGGACGAGTACCCCGTTACCACCGAGCTTCAGGTCACCCAACCCtctctttaaaaattacttGCATACTGTATATAGGTGTATTTTTAACGAGCTCTGTACAGAGTCCTTTTTAGCATCCGATGCCCAAAGCAAGAATTAGAGAGTTCGTGCTGGTGATGCATAATTTTCCTCTGTTTCCAATGCAGAGATGCTACACCAGTGGACACTTTCCCATGGTTTACAAgcctgtttttgttttatggttttaacttttaagggCAGTAAGGCTCTATCAGTTCTATCatgaccagaaaaaaaaattatactcgcaacttttttatatttttttagtaggcTCTTTTATTAGTCTTAGGGAAAGGATGCACGCTGATTTGTTTTcgcttttgttttggttttcttaGACCGTGAAGTCAGAAAGCTGAAATTTGACTTTTCAGCTGAAACTCTTCCCTGTCTTATGGTGCTTTGGTCAATAtcatatcaattaaattaacgAGCATATACAGAGGCGGTCAATAGACTGGGAATTTCTGCTTACAGAAGATCTACGCAAACCATGAGCAATAAACGGTCTGCTGGGAGATTTTTCAGCAAACCTTGTCTATCTATACCTTATCATTTTCAAACAATTCTTTTTCAACATCGACCACACAATTTCTTGACGTGCTTATTACTAAATCGTGGGCTTGGACAAATCAAAATGTGTTTAAATAATAGAATTAATTTGACTGACACAAAATTACTTGATATTTATGTGCAGAATCGCTGTGTGAACATGATAGCACACCTTTTCAATGCTCCCTTAGGGGAGTCTGAGGCTGCTGTCGGGGTTGGCACCGTAGGGTCATCAGAGGCAATAATGCTGGCTGGCCTTGCATTCAAGAGAAAGTGGCAGAACAAGCGCAAGGCCGAAGGGAAACCCTGTGACAAGCCTAACATTGTCACTGGTGCCAATGTTCAGGTATGACCCTTGATTCAACCCTCACATCATTTTtccctcgttttttttttttaataaaaaccatattttcttctttttataataatttaaaaggcAGCAGTATAAACACCGGAGACAggctaaaaaaagaagttataagATCGAATCTTTTTTGTGATAAAGAGGAGGCTCGGGCACCTCCAAGACCAGGACTCGTTATATTGGGCTGGGCTATAGCGTGTCAGTGCCACCAGGcaaaagaaacatgaaaataGCAGTCTATCAGTCAGTCCATACTCCATATCATTTGGGCATCAAAACTTTTCCAATAAAATGCAATTCCATATTATACTGTTGTAGATTAATCAAGgtttatgtatttatttctaagaaaaaatcTTGCCGTAATCTTTATAAATGcagatggatttttttttaattttttttttatctatctatGTATGAATGTAGGTATGCTGGGAGAAATTTGCAAGGTACTTTGAGGTAGAACTGAAGGAGGTGAAGCTGACCGAGGACTACTATGTAATGGACCCAGCCAAAGCCGTGGAAATGGTGGATGAGAACACAATCTGTGTTGCAGCCATCTTGGGTTCTACACTCAATGGAGAATTTGAAGATGTCAAGCTTTTGAATGATCTTTTGCttgaaaagaacaaaatcaCTGGGTACTTATCAGTACTAGATCACAATCCTAAACATAGCTCATTAATTAGCTTGAAttaccttatatatatatatatatatatatatatatatatatatatatataaacagtgcACGTCCTTTATATGCATAGAGTAACATTgctgtaatttaattttttaatcctatGCTTGGCAGATGGGATACCCCAATTCATGTTGATGCAGCTAGTGGTGGATTTATTGCACCATTCCTGTGGCCAGAGCTTGAATGGGATTTCAGACTTCCATTAGTGAAGAGCATTAATGTCAGTGGCCACAAGTATGGCCTTGTCTATGCTGGAGTTGGGTGGGTTGTTTGGAGGAGCAAGGAAGACTTGCCAGAGGAACTTATCTTCCACATAAACTACCTTGGATCCGATCAACCCACTTTTACTCTTAACTTCTCAAAAGGTGATTGCAGTTTATTCGAATATATAAGGCATAGGAACTTTCTTACACCTTAATTAACTTGGAGTTCTATCGCTTTTCGATTTCAGGTTCTAGTCAAATCATTGCTCAGTACTACCAACTAATCCGCCTGGGCTATGAGGTGAGAAAGCCAATAGGATGATGTAATCCCATCTCTtctaataagttatttttcaacaaaagaaaaactaaaaattttctGTGTCGTCATCAGGGGTACCGAAATGTGATGGATAACTGCCATGATAATGCTATGGTGCTAAAGGAAGGACTGGAGAAAACAGGGCGCTTTAAGATTGTGTCAAAGGACATTGGGGTGCCTCTCGTGGCCTTTTCACTCAAGGACCAAAACCGGGGACACGACGAGTTTGAAATAGCAGAAACGCTACGTCGCTTTGGCTGGATTGTGCCAGCCTACACCATGCCAGCAGATGCGAAGCACATTACCGTGCTTCGTGTTGTTATCAGAGAAGATTTCTCCCGCACCCTTGCTGAGCGACTTGTGCTTGACATAACGAAGGTTATGCATGAACTTGATGCCCTCCCTGCGAAAGCCTCATCTAAAATGTCTATCAATGGTAACGACAATGGAAAGATTAGTGGTTCTCTAGAAGGAAAGAATGGCACTGTGGTCAAGAAAACAGCCATGGAGACGCAAAGGGAAATCACTACTTACTGGAAAAACTTTGTCATGGCCAAGAAGTccgacaaaaataaaatatgttagaTCTGCCTAGCTACTGCGTAGCTACAAATTACAATTTTCATTGAGAAGGATCCCTTTTGAAATTtctcatgcttttttttaactGACATGATAAAATTGTTCGGTCTAAATATTTAGTCCTTTTTCTAGCCCTTCATTTTTCCACGGAGGGAGTTTGTAAACCTTTACGGCTACTCTTTACCTGCAGTATTCTACTATTGCTTAATTGCTTTAGTATTTGATCCGTCGATTCACTTCAATTTGATTGCcgactttatatttttattacaaaattgaGATCGGTTACTTCCAAGGAGTGCTATTTGGGTtgcttgcttttttgtttttctttgtttggacTATTTTGGGTGCGCTTGTCTGGGCTGAATAGAGGGCTTCGGCCGAAAAGtgaaattgatttatatttgagcaCAATACATTGGTTCTCGTAAATTAAAAAAGGGAGTGATTAAGCCCAAGCACTATAAGCACAAAAGCCTACAGAGAACTCTATCTAGCTCAGGAAAACAgcgcaaaaaaagaagaaatacagATCAAGCCCGGCCTCATAAAATTAAACCCAGGGAAAACCAAGGAGATTGGAGAGATCTGACAGAGCGTCACTTCCACGAAAAAACATTTGTATGGGCATGTAACCCTGTggttcttgatatatatatatatatatcattaaaaaaaaaagaacttcatTGCATACGTATGCCACACGCAATATTGTAATATAGAAAGCACGGAGGAGCATATCATGGAACTCTCAATCATgttaaatttaatgataattCCCAAGCCTCAATTCTTCCGTTCACACTATTTTGTATCTAACCCGCCAATCGAGTTGCATCATCTGTGAAAGGAGGAGAAAATGCTTGgatgagaaagagagaaagaatggGTATTCTAATTGTGGAAAGATATCTTCTGTGTCAACAATAGAGGCTACTGTTTCTCAGTGGAAGTGAATCAAAtcattacattttgaaaacaatattCAGGCACAAAACCGCATCCTTCCTCCACGCCTCCACAACCACCGCACTATCAAAAGATCAGGAATTTGTAGTGCCTATATATATGGGCTACATACTCGGTAATGTATGTAGCAGTTAGAGTGAAGTTGCCTTCTTCAAGAATAGAAACAATGAGTAGCAACATGAGAGCCTGGGTTGTGGTTATGTTAGCTTGTTTGGTAGCTTCAAATGTTTTCATATGTGATGTTAATGCGGCAGGAGAGTGTGGGAAGACACCAATTAGGTCAGCAGCGGCTAGCTTGAGCCCATGCTTGAGCGCGGCAGGCAATGTAAGGGCCGCTGTGCCACCGACTTGCTGCTCCAAAGTTGGTTCCTTGATCAAGACTGCCCCGAAATGTCTCTGTGCTGTATTGCTGTCACCTCTGGCAAAGCAAGCTGGAATTAAGCCAGGAATTGCCATCACCATTCCAAAGCGTTGCAACATTGGAAACAGACCAGCTGGAAAGAAGTGTGGAAGTAAGTGACAGTATTTACAATTTGTTtcgaattgtttttatttatttttattatcaaaatcacTATTTCCCCCTAGGCGTCTTGCCCTCCTCATGTTTCGAAATTGGTAGATTAACACTAAAATCAATAAGGCATTTTTCTCCTCGTCTCAAATTTTTTTCCGTTTTGATTCTAAGAGAAAACCTAATGGTCATGGACTTTCATCAACATGTCAAGCAGCTTTATCAGTGAAGTAGCTAACACTAGTTAATTTTGAACtaattttagtaattttctTACAAAGAAGAGCTTAAATCTGAAGTTTCTGGGAAGAGAATACTATCAACTCAGTTACAAGTTAGATCAGAGACTCATTTTTGCGCCTCATGAATCACTACTGCTTGATTCATATCAGCAAAATGGGAGTGTCATTAGTAAAATTGGCATGAAACGAGCGTGCGTTTAAGAGGACGCTACAGGAAGTTCTTGAGAGTTGAGAAGGTCATGCATTTCGACAGGGCCCGTTGCTCGATTCCTTGCGTGGGCTTTATGCAGCAGCAGGATCACTGGAAAGCCCAGATATCCGAACCATTTGCTCTTGATAAAAACAACGGCTAATCTTGCTGTCGTCTCTTTGCAGGGTACACGCTCCCATGATGAAAGTCCAGAAAATAGACAGGAGGGAAGTAGCAAAGCCCACGTGAGAAGAGCTGAGATTGTGTCAATAAGAGCTGCCATTTTAGGGTCATGTTCTTCTGTTTAATCATTGACCCAGTAGAATCAaaggcggcggcggcggcagtTGTTTAACATGCCGTCTGTATCTTCTTATGTATTCTTCAGCTTTTGCAGTTGAAGTTTGTCTTTATATATTGCTTACAGAATCTGCTATCCTTTCGTTTCTTGgttctttttttccatttactCTCCCCCTTTcctttttatgttgaaaaataacaagagtTTTATATGGAAAGACTCAATCGAGGATCTCTGCTATGTCAGGGATGGTCGAGGATTTATATGAGATTATTATATGGTAGTATCTTGAAATCTGGTCTTAATGAGCATCaaacttagaaaaatataatgatcAACGTCCAATCTCCTACGGCTAGTTTCAATCCTAGCCCCACCTTCGGGTTTGCATGATGTCATGAGCATCCGATATTAACTCAACCTTCAAgtagaaaattattttcaattccatttagtttttatttataaaaataatcaaactaaaattttataaaatttaaaaataaaatcaaaactggTTCTAACTAAccaatttatgtttaatttaatttgattcgattattttatattaaaaatcaagaattgtattgtttttgggattttttttaaaatttctaacgAGATTggtttcggttcgattttttgaatcagtttgatttatttttaattaaaccagTTTGGTGGTTCAATTGAAGTTTTTCGGTTTTAGACTTGTGAAATCAGAACTGGACcaaaccaattttttaaaaaaatattttaattgatttaattaatttttttcatggcttgattttttaattaattttttttattctctcaatttaatccattttttttatcaccaaaCTTCGAGCCCAACATACAAGATTACAGCCTTAGAGAGAAATGTAATGAACTGTTCGATTTCATCACGCTACCAAGCATTCAATTCAATTCCATTATATTATACATTCAATTCAATTCCATCATATTATACATTCAATTCAATTCCATCATGGCCTACCAAGCATTGCCCCAATATAtagtaacaaaacaaaaccaaccaGAGGGCCCTTTTATGAAAACTAAAGAAAAGGGTGAAATATAGCTGTAAATGGGCCTAACGCCCAATTACTTTCACGGAGTCTATGAACACATCAAGCCCAGCCCACTGTCTCTCTTCTGTTAATTTCTGTTCGtcacttttagattttttggcacccaccatagaaaaaaaaatgtcattcaCACACCAAGTGACCTTACTCTGCTGATCTTCTCGGgctgtcttttttttagttgtagTAGGATATTACCTGACCAATTTCCTGATATCAAATTTAAGAATGTCTATTTATTCtatgatatattttatgaataaaaaaaatagatgtgaaaaatattttataagataatataaaaaataatatattataaattaagacttgaatggtggtggtggaaTGAGAGCGGTGGTGATAACGGGGGAGTTATGCTGCAACAAAAATGACGATTGCAATTAAGATTAATTCTAAACGTCTTTTTGACTTAATTTTATAAGCTAAGAATATtctataacaaattaaaaattaattataaaatatgttacattaattatttatttttataaaatattacaagaaaaacaaatactctcttaaactcatttttttttgtttaatgtgaatatccgggccagcttgcgcgcacctcgactaattctacaaactctaaaattaacaattatttaaatttttagtgatTATTATATAAGTAACCATATAACTCAAACTtaaattcacataaaaaaaataaatctcttaattataaattttaatcacTGGCCACCGCATAGATTAATGGGCACTTAAGAAACTATCTACACCTGcttgttataaaaattaatcttgtCGTGGTCGGAAATTCCATATCTGCGGTTTGATCAAAACGTCAATCATCAAATATACAaagtttcaaatcaaatcaagccCCATAGAAGGGCGTGGCCCCACACTTCTCATCCTCAAAATCCTTACGCCGGCCCCCACCAGCACGCCAAAGAAATGGACCCACTAGCAAAAAAAGCCCAACagcaaataaacaaataaaatagagTGGTGGAGGGAACTGATATGACCCACAATTGGTGAAGGATGCGTGGAAAAAGTTCCACAAAGGGAAAACGGTTGGCAACAACAAGCACCGGAGgggaaggggggggggggggggggggggggaggaaaaaggaaaaacagagaaaagaaaagaaatgaaatagtAAAGGATGGAAAGCTGAAATTTGAATTGTGTGTCTGAGCAGCAGGGGTtcttgttctctctctctctctctctctctctccccaccGCACAGACATTTACATGCACCAAACAATAGCAAAATGATAGCCTTCGCCATAATTCGGTTCTGGCCCCCCACCATGATTAACCCTTACACGTATACAAACACCAGGAAATAATACAAAAGTGCGACCCCATTTCCCATATCCCGAGAAACAATGGCTTTTCTCTTGCTTGCCGTTGACTGAATGCTGCTTCTAAATTCATACTACCATTATTCTTTTTCTACAAACACTACGTCAATAAATAGCACCCATTTGCATCATTCTAGTGTATGTATATGGCTCGCCAGGACACCAGGTCACCACTGCCCCATATGAAATGATCGTGTGTCAAAATAACTATACAGAGACAAAAATACGGGCTGGTTTTGAGCTTCACTCCATGGCTTATTACAAAAGCATTGGTGGTGCTGGCCTCTCTTCCCTAGGTTGGGATCTCCAAAGCCTCGGAGTTCTCAGAGCGGACATGTCTTTAGGTACGTACAATCGATGCCTGGttctgcttttcttttttttccgtTAATTATTTGTTCCTTTATACTACAGTTTTTGTCCACAACGCTTATCTTGGGTAATTTAAAGCCTACTCATGATGTGAATAACGTGTTTATGTCACTGCCATGGATACAAGAACTTTaccatttttctcttctctagAGTCTGATTTTTCAACCGGGTACTTAGAAGATGCTCTGCTTGAATTTAACGAGCCATTCAAACGAAGACGCTTGCTGTTGTTCGCTACTGATCATGATGATCAATCCGAAAAATCAAATCACCTTCCAGAGGTAATTTATTTCACAAtttgaatataaatataatgtatAATTAGCTATATAGGAGTTTAAATCTAATAATATCCTGCGCTCTTTAAGATATAAGGTTCATAAtggtttaatattatataatgagtggtttttaatgttttgcGTACGAGCAGGGCAACTGGAATGAAGAAAACTTTGACGACTGGGAATTAATGTCAGAGAATTTTAGTTGCATGAGCCACATTACTGGTTTTCGTGGACCTTCAGGTATGATTTTTAGCTGCTTGTATAATTTGTTCTTAAATAATGTTACATGGATGAATAATGTGTATCCTTATTAAATATTATGGGAGCCGGATATAATTTGCGTTTCTCTTGATTAATATTGTTGTAGATGAGCTCGTGAGCACGACGTCAGTGAGCAATACTAGCGACGAAGC is a window of Populus nigra chromosome 10, ddPopNigr1.1, whole genome shotgun sequence DNA encoding:
- the LOC133704847 gene encoding glutamate decarboxylase 4, which produces MVLSKIFSQSDVSMHSTFSSRYVRESLPRYKMPENSIPKEAAFQIINDELMLDGKPRLNLASFVTTWMEPECDKLIMDSINKNYVDMDEYPVTTELQNRCVNMIAHLFNAPLGESEAAVGVGTVGSSEAIMLAGLAFKRKWQNKRKAEGKPCDKPNIVTGANVQVCWEKFARYFEVELKEVKLTEDYYVMDPAKAVEMVDENTICVAAILGSTLNGEFEDVKLLNDLLLEKNKITGWDTPIHVDAASGGFIAPFLWPELEWDFRLPLVKSINVSGHKYGLVYAGVGWVVWRSKEDLPEELIFHINYLGSDQPTFTLNFSKGSSQIIAQYYQLIRLGYEGYRNVMDNCHDNAMVLKEGLEKTGRFKIVSKDIGVPLVAFSLKDQNRGHDEFEIAETLRRFGWIVPAYTMPADAKHITVLRVVIREDFSRTLAERLVLDITKVMHELDALPAKASSKMSINGNDNGKISGSLEGKNGTVVKKTAMETQREITTYWKNFVMAKKSDKNKIC
- the LOC133704924 gene encoding non-specific lipid-transfer protein 4; the protein is MYVAVRVKLPSSRIETMSSNMRAWVVVMLACLVASNVFICDVNAAGECGKTPIRSAAASLSPCLSAAGNVRAAVPPTCCSKVGSLIKTAPKCLCAVLLSPLAKQAGIKPGIAITIPKRCNIGNRPAGKKCGRYTLP
- the LOC133704950 gene encoding protein XRI1-like is translated as MIVCQNNYTETKIRAGFELHSMAYYKSIGGAGLSSLGWDLQSLGVLRADMSLESDFSTGYLEDALLEFNEPFKRRRLLLFATDHDDQSEKSNHLPEGNWNEENFDDWELMSENFSCMSHITGFRGPSDELVSTTSVSNTSDEANVISEITTPGEKISAPETLDYSSSSSYKDLAATNSIFEKENSPHSTDDHENKRRKRVATRVVYPFALVKPGGVEGDMTINDINERILMPPTRPVRHPVGDFACRPCVSADGPGLSGKAVVALTRIHTQGRGTITIIRTKG